A region of Sphingomonas crusticola DNA encodes the following proteins:
- the rimP gene encoding ribosome maturation protein RimP yields the protein MTDIAALTKLIEPEAQALGFALVRVAMFGGRTDPTLQVMAERPDTRQLGLEDCEALSRRISDVLDASDPIEEAYRLEVSSPGIDRPLTRGQDYTDWAGFDARIRLAAPLNGRKQFDAKIVGLEGDTVKVYADKVGEIEIPFGQIASAKLLLTDELIKATAPLSTEGADRISQEG from the coding sequence ATGACGGACATTGCCGCGCTGACGAAGTTGATCGAGCCCGAGGCGCAAGCGCTCGGATTCGCACTCGTGCGCGTCGCGATGTTCGGCGGCCGGACCGATCCGACGCTGCAGGTGATGGCCGAGCGGCCCGATACCCGCCAGCTGGGACTGGAGGATTGCGAGGCATTGTCGCGTCGTATTTCCGACGTGCTCGACGCGAGCGATCCGATCGAGGAGGCGTATCGCCTCGAAGTATCGTCGCCAGGCATCGATCGCCCGCTCACCCGGGGGCAGGATTATACTGACTGGGCGGGCTTCGACGCGCGCATCCGGCTCGCGGCACCGCTTAATGGCCGCAAGCAATTCGACGCGAAGATCGTCGGACTCGAAGGCGACACCGTGAAGGTGTATGCTGACAAGGTCGGCGAAATAGAGATTCCGTTCGGCCAGATCGCCAGCGCCAAGCTGTTGCTGACCGACGAACTAATCAAGGCAACCGCGCCGCTCTCGACCGAGGGCGCGGACCGGATTTCACAGGAAGGATGA